Below is a window of Clavibacter michiganensis subsp. tessellarius DNA.
GCGGCGCCCCCGCGACCCCGCGCGGTGGCCTCATCACCCTCGCCCCATCGCTCGTGCGCGCCGAGACGGCCGCGGTCTCCACGGTCGGCTCGACGATGCTCGACCCCGACCGCGAGACGCTCCGCCCGCGCCTCATCTGGTTCAACCTGGGGCTCACCGTCGCGGTGCTCGTGCTGCTGATCATGGACCAGCTACCCCTCGCCTACGTCTTCATGGTCGGCGCGGCCATCGCCCTCATCGTCAACTTCCGGGTGCTCAAGGACCAGGGCGAGCGCATCGCGGCGCACGCGCCCAGCGTGGTCGGCGTGGTGTCGATGGTGCTCGCGGCCGGCGTCCTGATCGGCGTGCTCAACGGCACGGGCATGGTGTCGGCGATGTCGGCGTGGCTCGTCACGATCATCCCGGACGCGCTCGGCCCGGGCCTCGCGGTCATCACGGGCGTGCTCAGCATCCCGATGACCTTCTTCATGAGCAACGACGCCTTCTACTACGGCATGCTCCCGGTGCTCGCGGAGAGCGCGGCGAACTACGGCATCGACCCCGTGGAGATGGCGCGCGCGTCCATCACCGGGCAGCCCGTGCACCTCCAGAGCCCGCTCGTGCCGGCGATCCTGCTGCTCGTGTCCCTGGCCGACGTGAACCTCGGCGACCACCACCGCAAGGTGCTGTGGCGCGCCGTCCTGGTGTCGCTCGTGATGCTCGCGGTGGGCGTGCTCACGGCGGCGATCCCGATCTGATCGGGCGCGTCCGGTCCCACCGGATCGGGCGCGACAGCATGCGGAGGCCGGGCGGCTCGGGGGAGCGCCCGGCCTCCGCGCGTGCGGGGCGTGCGTGTGCGTGTGCGTGGCGCGCGTGCCCGGTGCAGGACCGTCCGGGGCGGGCGGATCCGTCTAGGAGACCCGCTCCGCGACCTGGTACCCGGCCTGGGAGTAGACGATCTGGTAGACCGCGCCCGGCTGCGTGGCCGCGCCGTACTGGTCCGCCGAGAGGGCGCCGGCGCCGAGGCCGCCGCCGAGCGTGTCGATGACGACGTACTGCGGCGCCGGGTTCCCGGGGTTGCCGAGCCAGTAGACCTCGTGGTCGTCGACGAGGTACGACATGAGGCCGATGTCGCTGAGGACGCTCGCCCCGGCCGGCACGTGGTCGAGCGCGGCCTGGGCCTGCGCGGCGCGCGGCGACGGCTCCCAGGCGGTCGGCTTGCCGAGCTCCATCAGCGGCGAGCGGAGGAACAGCAGCACCGCGGCCACGGCGAGCAGGGGCACGGTCGCGCGCGACGCGTTCGCGAGCCAGCGCTGCCCGCCGCCGCGCGCCCGGACGACGCCGTCGATGGCGGCCGCGAAGACGATGGGCATGAGCACCGCGTCGTAGTGGTAGCCGGGCGCCCAGTACGCCTCGGTGGGCGAGAGGAAGCGCCAGGCGAGCGTCGGCACCACGAGGAGGAGCAGCGGCGAGCGCACGGCGATGAGCGCGCCCGCGAGCAGGAGGAAGGCCACGGTCTCGAGCTTGGGCGCCGCGAGGAGCCCCGCGAGCGTGCCGAGCGGATCCGCGAGCGCGCCGCCGGCGTCGAGCTTCGACGCGTAGTCCCACCGGGCGTCGCGGTTGAAGGCGGGGAGGATCACCGTGGTGGCGAGTACGAACCAGGCCACGCCCCAGCCCGCGAGCGCGATGCCGACGCGGCGGTCCATCGTGAGGGCGATGATCGCGCCGAGGACGGCGACCGTGAGGCCGAGGTCCTCCTTCACGAACACGAGCGGCACGGCCCACGCGGCGGCGGCGAGCGCGCGGCGGGCGATCACCGCGTCGAGCGCGAAGGCCAGCAGCGGCAGGGCGAACGCGATCTCGTGGAACTGGAACGCGACCGCGCCCTGGATCCCCCAGCTCAGCCCGTACGCGGCGGCCACCGTGATCGCGCCCCACCGCCCGGTCACGCGGCCGGCGAGGCGCCCGACGCCGACCACCGAGACGCCGATGAGCACCGCCTGCACCACGAGCAGCGCGAACGCGTGCGGGAAGACGGCGTAGACCGGGCCGAGCAGCACGAGGATCGGGTGGAAGTGGTCGCCCATGAGGTTGAAGCCGTCGCCCTTGATGGAGACGAGCGGCGCCTGGAGGCGGGAGTAGTCCTGCGCGAGCTGGGTGAAGATGCCCGTGTCCCACGACTTGACGGTGAAGCGGCGCCACTGGAGCGCGGAGTACAGGACGTAGACGGCGGTCACGAGCGCGGCCACGACGACGACCCCGACGGTCCCGGGGACGCGGGATCCGGTGATCGGCGCGGGGATGCCGGGCGACGCCGAGGCGGCATCCGGCTCGGCGGCGGGGCGGCGAGGGGCCGTGTCGTTCGGACGGGTCACGGACGCAAGGGTCTCACGCGGGCCCGGTCGCGCGGGCTGCGGGATCCCCGGCTCGTCCGCTCAGCGACGGCGGATGCCGCGGCAGAGGTGGGGGTCGGGTCGGCCCGCCAGCGGCTCGGCTCAGCGGCTCGGCTCAGCGACGCGAGCCGCCCGCACCCTCCTGGCGCTCGCGCTCGGCGGCCATGGCGGCGCGGCCGGCGTCGCGGTTCTTCACGCGGATCTGCTCCTCGCGCACCTCGGCCTGCGTCGCGCGCTCCTGCACGAGCCACTGCGGCGGAGCCTGCAGCAGCTCCTTGATCTGGGCCGTGGTGAGCGCCTCGTCGACGCCGCCGCGGGCGAGGCCGGCGATGGAGACGCCGAGCTTGCCGGCGATGACCTGGCGCGGGTGCGGGCCGTCGCGCAGCAGCGTGGCCAGCCACTCGGGCGGGTTCTCGTGCATCTCGGCGAGCTCCGCGCGGGACGGGGTCGACTCCTGGAACTCCACGGGGGTCGCCGGGAGGTGCACGCCCAGCTTCTTCGCCGCGGTCGCGGCCTTCATCGTCTGGCTGGATCCGGGGCTCGTCATGTGCCCAGGGTACCGTCGGGGCCCCGCGCGCCCTGCACTAGCCTGGATCGGACCCGCCGCCGCTCACGCGCCACCACCGAGCGGGCCATCGAGGGGACTCCCGTGGACGCCGACCCGACCGCCCTCCGGCGCTTCGCCGCCGTGGCCGACGAGCTGCACTTCGCCCGCGCCGCCAAGGCCCTCAACGTCTCGCGCATCGCCGTGAGCCGCTCGATCCTCGACCTCGAGGCGCTCTGGGGCGTCGAGCTGTTCGTGCGCGACGACGGGCCCACGCGCCTGAGCCCCGACGGCGAGGCGCGCCTCGTCGAGGCCCGCGCCGCGATCGCCGCGGACGACGCCCGCCTCGCCGCCGAGGCCGCCGCCCCGCCGCGCGGGCTGGTCGTCGCGATCGTGCCGGGCGTCACCGTCGCCAAGTGGACCCGCGCCTGGGACGAGCGCGTGCCGGACGTGCCGCTGCGGGTCGTGCCGCTCGCCGAGCCGGACGCGGCCCCCGGGCTCGTGGACGGATCCGTCGACGTCGCGTTCCTCCGCCTCCCGGTCGACGGGCGCGGCCTCACGGTCGTCCCCCTCTACGGCGAGGTGCAGGTCGCGATCCTGCCCAAGGAGCACGCGCACGCCACCGCCGACGCCGTGTCCCTCACCGACCTCGCGGAGGACCTGCTGCTGCAGCCGGCCGACGAGGTGCCGGGCTGGCCGGGGCGCACGGCGGGCGCGGATCCGGTGCCGATGCCGGCCGACGTGGCGGCCGCCGTCGAGCTGGTCGCCGCGGGCGTCGGCTTCGTCGTCGTGCCGCACGCGCTCGGCCGGCTGCACGCGCGCAAGGACGTCGTCGCGGTGCCCGTGCACGACCTGCCGGAGACGCGGATCGCCGTGGCCTGGCGCGAGGGCGACGCCTCCCCGCACATCGAGGAGCTCGTGGGCATCGTCCGCGGGCGCACCGCCGCCAGCTCCCGGTCGGCGCGCGAGG
It encodes the following:
- a CDS encoding CitMHS family transporter yields the protein MVLTFMALIMTKRLTPMVALILVPTIFGLFAGAGLGIGDMVIEALGDLAPTAALLMFAIIYFGIMIDVGLFDPLVRLILRVAGGDPAKIVLGTAILAAAVSLDGDGSTTFIVTTAAMLPIYRKLGMSPVVLTCTAGLANGTLNIVPWGGPTVRAAAALKVSPTDIFVPMIPSLLVGLALVMVFAWTMGVRERNRLAALGEARAEGGLDDGGAASGSGGSTGGSGWWRAGRGAPATPRGGLITLAPSLVRAETAAVSTVGSTMLDPDRETLRPRLIWFNLGLTVAVLVLLIMDQLPLAYVFMVGAAIALIVNFRVLKDQGERIAAHAPSVVGVVSMVLAAGVLIGVLNGTGMVSAMSAWLVTIIPDALGPGLAVITGVLSIPMTFFMSNDAFYYGMLPVLAESAANYGIDPVEMARASITGQPVHLQSPLVPAILLLVSLADVNLGDHHRKVLWRAVLVSLVMLAVGVLTAAIPI
- a CDS encoding DUF2079 domain-containing protein, coding for MTRPNDTAPRRPAAEPDAASASPGIPAPITGSRVPGTVGVVVVAALVTAVYVLYSALQWRRFTVKSWDTGIFTQLAQDYSRLQAPLVSIKGDGFNLMGDHFHPILVLLGPVYAVFPHAFALLVVQAVLIGVSVVGVGRLAGRVTGRWGAITVAAAYGLSWGIQGAVAFQFHEIAFALPLLAFALDAVIARRALAAAAWAVPLVFVKEDLGLTVAVLGAIIALTMDRRVGIALAGWGVAWFVLATTVILPAFNRDARWDYASKLDAGGALADPLGTLAGLLAAPKLETVAFLLLAGALIAVRSPLLLLVVPTLAWRFLSPTEAYWAPGYHYDAVLMPIVFAAAIDGVVRARGGGQRWLANASRATVPLLAVAAVLLFLRSPLMELGKPTAWEPSPRAAQAQAALDHVPAGASVLSDIGLMSYLVDDHEVYWLGNPGNPAPQYVVIDTLGGGLGAGALSADQYGAATQPGAVYQIVYSQAGYQVAERVS
- a CDS encoding DUF5997 family protein, whose protein sequence is MTSPGSSQTMKAATAAKKLGVHLPATPVEFQESTPSRAELAEMHENPPEWLATLLRDGPHPRQVIAGKLGVSIAGLARGGVDEALTTAQIKELLQAPPQWLVQERATQAEVREEQIRVKNRDAGRAAMAAERERQEGAGGSRR
- a CDS encoding LysR family transcriptional regulator, whose protein sequence is MDADPTALRRFAAVADELHFARAAKALNVSRIAVSRSILDLEALWGVELFVRDDGPTRLSPDGEARLVEARAAIAADDARLAAEAAAPPRGLVVAIVPGVTVAKWTRAWDERVPDVPLRVVPLAEPDAAPGLVDGSVDVAFLRLPVDGRGLTVVPLYGEVQVAILPKEHAHATADAVSLTDLAEDLLLQPADEVPGWPGRTAGADPVPMPADVAAAVELVAAGVGFVVVPHALGRLHARKDVVAVPVHDLPETRIAVAWREGDASPHIEELVGIVRGRTAASSRSAREDDERDRRKPTAAQKTARKAAGKPGSAGAKGGGKPTPKGGSGGGRTPPRGGRRGR